A genome region from Sphingobium sp. WTD-1 includes the following:
- a CDS encoding alpha/beta hydrolase, with protein MKRLVLLSLLLASPAIAQIPTPVPAQAPAEPNAIPLYPDLKAPKGTTENWVRFGDDLAVRNVTVPTITPVLPDPAEATGAAVIVAPGGAFMLLAMDHEGWNVARWLADHGVAAFVLKYRLNQTPADTAKASAYMGKRMAESLSDPNVPPTISEPRATLDALAALKRVRASAGQWGIDPQRVGMIGFSAGAMTVMNATLEGKGADRPSFIGYVYGPMLARNVPADAPPMFAAIANDDSLFPNPSYALVESWRRAHVPVELHAYERGDHGFGMGKPGTTTMGLLPQFLSWMDMRGLLTPKAGQ; from the coding sequence ATGAAGCGCCTTGTCCTGCTGTCGCTGCTGCTGGCCTCGCCCGCCATCGCGCAGATACCGACGCCGGTGCCGGCGCAGGCTCCGGCCGAACCCAATGCCATCCCGCTCTATCCCGATCTCAAGGCGCCCAAGGGCACGACCGAGAATTGGGTGCGCTTCGGCGACGATCTGGCGGTGCGCAACGTCACCGTGCCGACCATCACCCCGGTCCTGCCCGATCCGGCGGAGGCAACCGGCGCGGCGGTGATCGTCGCGCCCGGCGGCGCCTTCATGCTGCTGGCGATGGATCATGAGGGCTGGAATGTCGCGCGCTGGCTGGCCGATCATGGCGTCGCCGCCTTCGTCCTCAAATATCGGCTGAACCAGACCCCGGCCGACACGGCCAAGGCATCGGCCTACATGGGCAAGCGCATGGCGGAATCGCTCAGCGACCCCAACGTCCCGCCGACGATCAGCGAACCGCGCGCCACGCTGGATGCACTCGCCGCACTGAAGCGGGTGCGGGCAAGCGCCGGCCAATGGGGCATCGATCCCCAGCGCGTCGGCATGATCGGCTTTTCCGCCGGCGCCATGACCGTGATGAACGCCACGCTGGAGGGCAAGGGCGCGGATCGCCCGTCCTTCATCGGCTATGTCTATGGCCCGATGCTGGCGCGCAATGTCCCCGCCGACGCGCCACCGATGTTCGCGGCGATCGCCAATGACGACAGCCTGTTCCCCAATCCCTCCTATGCGCTGGTGGAAAGCTGGCGCCGGGCGCATGTGCCGGTCGAACTCCACGCCTATGAGCGCGGCGACCATGGTTTCGGCATGGGCAAGCCGGGCACGACGACCATGGGCCTGTTGCCGCAATTTCTGAGTTGGATGGACATGCGAGGCCTGCTGACCCCAAAGGCGGGACAATGA
- a CDS encoding Gfo/Idh/MocA family oxidoreductase, which yields MRIALAGAGAFGEKHLDGLKNIDGVTVTSIIGRELEATKKVAEKYGIGHVTTDLNETLARDDVDAVILCTPTQMHAEQAIACMNAGKHVEVEIPLADSWADAQAVFAKQKETGLVCMVGHTRRFNPSHQFVHNRIQAGEFNVQQMDVQTYFFRRKNINAKGEPRSWTDHLLWHHAAHTVDLFAYQAGKIVAAHAMQGPIHPELGIAMDMSIQLKSETGAICTLSLSFNNDGPLGTFFRYIGDTDTYIARYDDLVNGKEEPIDLAGVAISNNGIELQDREFISAIREGREPNSSVAKVFDCYRVLGELETQLAG from the coding sequence ATGCGTATTGCCCTCGCCGGTGCCGGCGCCTTTGGCGAAAAGCATCTTGATGGCCTCAAGAATATCGATGGCGTCACCGTCACCTCGATCATCGGCCGCGAACTGGAGGCGACGAAGAAGGTCGCCGAGAAATATGGCATCGGCCATGTGACGACCGATCTCAACGAGACGCTGGCGCGTGACGATGTCGATGCGGTGATCCTGTGTACGCCGACCCAGATGCACGCGGAACAGGCGATCGCCTGCATGAATGCGGGCAAGCATGTCGAGGTGGAAATCCCGCTCGCCGACAGCTGGGCCGATGCGCAGGCGGTGTTCGCCAAGCAGAAGGAAACCGGCCTTGTCTGCATGGTCGGCCATACCCGCCGCTTCAACCCGTCGCACCAGTTCGTCCACAACCGCATCCAGGCAGGCGAATTCAACGTCCAGCAGATGGACGTGCAGACCTATTTCTTCCGCCGCAAGAACATCAATGCCAAGGGCGAACCGCGGTCGTGGACCGACCATCTTCTGTGGCATCATGCCGCGCATACGGTCGACCTGTTCGCCTATCAGGCGGGCAAGATCGTCGCCGCCCATGCGATGCAGGGGCCGATCCATCCGGAACTGGGCATCGCCATGGACATGTCGATCCAGCTCAAGAGCGAGACCGGCGCCATCTGCACCCTGTCCCTGAGCTTCAACAATGACGGGCCGCTTGGCACCTTCTTCCGCTATATCGGCGATACCGACACTTATATCGCGCGCTACGACGATCTGGTGAACGGCAAGGAAGAGCCGATCGACCTGGCTGGCGTCGCCATCTCGAACAATGGCATCGAGCTGCAGGACCGCGAGTTCATCAGCGCGATCCGCGAGGGCCGTGAGCCCAACAGCTCGGTCGCCAAGGTGTTCGACTGCTACCGCGTGCTGGGCGAACTGGAAACGCAGCTCGCCGGCTGA
- a CDS encoding TonB-dependent receptor, with product MRNIHITIAALASASAIAITAPAFAQDAPAPEQAAQPADNSDIIVTAQRKAEKVTEVPISITVANAAQLERQQVNTMNDLNRIAPSLEIQQAPGQNTGGGGSIRGIGTQTFSAGAVASVGVVVDQVSQGNANISDLFDVSRIEVLKGPQGTLFGLTTSAGVINITTNAPDPTGFAARVRTELSDAGTLGSKFGNQIVQGMVNIPLAPNAAIRLSGVANFRQGPNRNASTGDYNDTDRYGIRGRLLWEPTDRLTVNVIGDYTKSRIENGGDFFTFVKTSGPGTALGGLLADTTGIIARLASCGVTPGEGNRDYCSDDSYVGHTENYGGSLQVDYEADPFTLTSITAYRKSNETGYGAASNVFRGDPLELQVANGPTNRRLSLFTQELRVSSPADQFLEYTAGVFYSNQKQTRDPETLAVSVVPFPGLVIPIVRNPGADIDIQDESLAVFGQGTFHLSPALRLIAGGRYTTDRLSMDRYDYFTPADPFSRTVLDVQKFSWRLGAQYDLANDTMVYATASRGFKGGQIAIPSAPAKPFVVQPEIPTAYELGLKSTLFGGWVADLNVFYSKIKNFQAQQCTVDSTAVISCVQTNINGVKSRGAEINFFGKVFDGLSLNTGFIYAKATYPGGFIGTDGTNIGGSQLAYAPKYKFTLSGEYEAPVTSRLKGFLAADTVWKSKVRYEANSNDETTFRSHWLVGGRIGLRTDDDRYSVAIFGRNLFNVHEPSLMQSDFPYTTDQGEQNIGAIYGPQSFRQIGISLDAKF from the coding sequence ATGCGTAACATCCACATCACCATTGCGGCCCTCGCCAGCGCGAGCGCCATCGCGATCACCGCGCCGGCCTTCGCGCAGGACGCGCCCGCGCCCGAACAGGCGGCACAGCCGGCGGACAATTCCGACATCATCGTCACCGCCCAGCGCAAGGCGGAGAAGGTGACCGAGGTGCCGATCTCCATCACCGTGGCCAATGCCGCCCAGCTGGAGCGGCAGCAGGTCAACACGATGAACGACCTCAACCGCATCGCGCCGAGCCTGGAGATCCAGCAGGCGCCGGGTCAGAATACCGGCGGCGGCGGGTCGATCCGTGGCATCGGCACCCAGACCTTCTCGGCCGGCGCCGTCGCCTCGGTCGGCGTGGTCGTCGACCAGGTGAGCCAGGGCAACGCCAATATCTCCGATCTGTTCGACGTCAGCCGGATCGAAGTGCTCAAGGGACCACAGGGCACGCTGTTCGGCCTCACCACTTCGGCCGGCGTCATCAACATCACCACCAATGCGCCCGATCCGACCGGCTTTGCCGCCCGCGTCCGCACCGAACTGTCCGACGCCGGCACGCTGGGGTCGAAGTTCGGCAACCAGATCGTGCAGGGCATGGTCAACATCCCGCTGGCACCCAATGCCGCGATCCGCCTGTCGGGCGTCGCCAATTTCCGCCAGGGGCCTAACCGCAACGCCAGCACCGGCGATTATAATGACACCGATCGCTACGGCATTCGCGGCCGCCTCCTGTGGGAGCCGACCGATCGCCTGACCGTCAATGTGATCGGCGACTATACCAAGAGCCGGATCGAGAATGGCGGCGACTTCTTCACCTTCGTCAAGACCAGCGGTCCGGGCACGGCGCTGGGCGGCCTGCTGGCCGACACCACCGGCATCATCGCCCGGCTTGCCAGCTGCGGCGTGACGCCAGGTGAGGGCAATCGCGACTATTGCAGCGACGACAGCTATGTCGGCCATACCGAAAATTATGGCGGTTCGCTGCAGGTCGATTATGAGGCCGATCCCTTCACCCTCACCTCCATCACCGCCTATCGCAAGTCGAACGAGACCGGCTATGGCGCGGCGAGCAACGTGTTCCGCGGCGATCCGCTGGAATTGCAGGTCGCGAACGGCCCGACCAACCGGCGCCTGAGCCTCTTCACCCAGGAATTGCGGGTCAGCTCGCCTGCCGACCAGTTCCTGGAATATACCGCCGGCGTCTTCTATTCGAACCAGAAGCAGACCCGCGATCCCGAAACGCTGGCCGTGTCGGTCGTGCCCTTCCCCGGCCTCGTCATCCCGATCGTGCGCAACCCCGGCGCCGACATCGATATCCAGGATGAATCGCTGGCCGTGTTCGGCCAGGGCACCTTCCACCTGTCGCCCGCACTGCGGCTGATCGCCGGCGGTCGCTACACCACCGATCGCCTGTCGATGGACCGCTACGACTATTTCACCCCGGCCGATCCGTTCAGCCGCACGGTGCTGGACGTCCAGAAATTCTCCTGGCGACTGGGCGCGCAATATGACCTGGCCAACGACACCATGGTCTATGCGACCGCCTCGCGCGGGTTCAAGGGCGGGCAGATCGCCATCCCCTCGGCCCCGGCCAAGCCCTTCGTCGTGCAGCCGGAAATCCCGACCGCCTATGAACTGGGCCTCAAGAGCACCCTGTTCGGCGGCTGGGTCGCGGACCTCAACGTCTTCTACAGCAAGATCAAGAATTTCCAGGCGCAGCAGTGCACGGTGGACAGCACGGCGGTCATTTCCTGCGTCCAGACCAACATCAACGGCGTGAAGTCGCGCGGCGCGGAAATCAACTTCTTCGGCAAGGTCTTCGACGGCCTGTCGCTCAACACCGGCTTCATCTATGCCAAGGCGACCTATCCGGGCGGTTTCATCGGCACCGATGGCACCAATATCGGCGGCAGCCAGCTTGCCTATGCGCCCAAGTACAAGTTCACTTTGTCGGGCGAATATGAAGCGCCGGTGACGAGCCGCCTGAAGGGCTTCCTGGCGGCGGACACGGTGTGGAAGTCGAAGGTGCGCTACGAAGCCAATTCGAACGACGAAACCACCTTCCGTTCGCACTGGCTGGTCGGCGGCCGCATCGGCCTGCGCACCGATGACGATCGCTACAGCGTCGCGATCTTCGGTCGCAACCTGTTCAACGTGCATGAGCCCTCGCTGATGCAGAGCGACTTCCCCTACACCACCGATCAGGGCGAGCAGAATATCGGCGCCATCTATGGGCCGCAGTCCTTCCGCCAGATCGGCATCAGCCTGGACGCGAAATTCTGA
- a CDS encoding fumarylacetoacetate hydrolase family protein produces MRYVSFRRPDGTPSFGRIAGETIVELATDAAPSLKAALTDGSLSGLADGASYAAADVVLLPVIPDPAKILCVGLNYAEHVKETGREQKAHPAIFVRYADSLIADGQPMVKPAVTERFDYEGELALVIGKPAHKVAAADAWDYVAGYAAFNDGSARDWQRHNIQFTPGKTFPGTGGFGPALVTPDEIEDLQALRVQTRLNGELVQDQPVSDMIWDIPTVIEYVTAFTPLSPGDVIATGTPGGVGDKRTPPLYMKAGDKVEVTIGTIGTLSNRIIDEQ; encoded by the coding sequence ATGCGCTATGTCAGTTTCCGCCGTCCCGACGGCACCCCCAGCTTCGGCCGGATCGCGGGCGAGACGATCGTCGAGCTGGCGACCGATGCGGCGCCGAGCCTCAAGGCCGCGCTGACCGACGGCAGCCTGTCGGGCCTGGCCGATGGCGCATCCTATGCCGCCGCCGATGTCGTGCTGCTGCCGGTGATCCCCGATCCCGCCAAGATCCTGTGCGTCGGCCTCAACTATGCCGAGCATGTCAAGGAAACCGGCCGCGAGCAGAAGGCGCATCCCGCCATCTTCGTGCGCTATGCCGACAGCCTGATCGCCGATGGCCAGCCGATGGTGAAGCCGGCCGTGACCGAGCGTTTCGACTATGAAGGCGAACTGGCGCTGGTGATCGGCAAGCCCGCGCACAAGGTCGCGGCCGCCGACGCCTGGGACTATGTCGCGGGCTATGCCGCCTTCAACGATGGCAGCGCGCGCGACTGGCAGCGCCACAATATCCAGTTCACGCCGGGCAAGACCTTTCCCGGCACTGGCGGCTTCGGCCCGGCGCTGGTGACGCCCGATGAGATTGAAGACCTGCAGGCGCTGCGCGTCCAGACCCGCCTCAATGGCGAACTGGTGCAGGACCAGCCGGTCAGCGACATGATCTGGGATATTCCCACGGTCATCGAATATGTCACCGCCTTCACGCCCTTGAGCCCCGGCGACGTGATCGCCACCGGCACGCCCGGCGGCGTCGGCGATAAGCGCACCCCGCCGCTCTACATGAAGGCCGGCGACAAGGTCGAAGTGACCATCGGCACCATCGGCACGCTCAGCAACCGCATCATCGACGAACAATAA
- a CDS encoding family 1 glycosylhydrolase, with protein sequence MLDRRTLLATGAALMAAPAIAARKSATPNFPKGFYWGAATAPHQVEGNNTASDLWFVENQQPTVFAQPSGDACNSFALWETDLDLVKAMGLNAYRFGIEWARIEPEKGLFSQAMLDHYKAVIDGCHARGLAPIVTFSHFTAPRWFSAQGGWTNPESAQLFARYCDKAMRALGQGIDSAITLNEPNILLLLKPMLPPQVWDIQKLTLETAAKRLGVPKYVCANVAGFDDLPALQTGLEAAHKAGKAAIKAVRGDLPVGFSLALMDDQAVGAHSVRDAMRKQLYGNWLEIAKDDDFIGVQNYERALWGDKGRLPAPRGSAVNWSGTEVWAPSLGGAVRFAHEATGVPILVSEHGVGSDDDAVRAKFIPEALAGLKAAIDDGVPVLGYCHWSLLDNFEWIFGYKPKFGLHSVDPVTFARTPKPSAAVYGAIARRNAL encoded by the coding sequence ATGCTGGATCGCCGCACCCTTCTGGCTACCGGCGCCGCGCTGATGGCCGCCCCTGCCATCGCCGCGCGCAAGAGCGCCACCCCCAATTTCCCCAAGGGCTTCTACTGGGGCGCGGCCACTGCGCCGCATCAGGTCGAGGGCAATAATACCGCCAGCGACCTGTGGTTCGTGGAGAATCAGCAGCCGACCGTCTTCGCCCAGCCTTCGGGCGACGCCTGCAACAGCTTCGCCCTGTGGGAAACCGACCTCGACCTGGTCAAGGCCATGGGCCTCAACGCCTATCGCTTCGGCATCGAATGGGCACGGATCGAGCCGGAAAAGGGCCTCTTCTCCCAGGCGATGCTCGATCATTACAAGGCGGTGATCGACGGCTGCCATGCCCGCGGCCTGGCCCCCATCGTCACCTTCAGCCATTTCACCGCGCCGCGCTGGTTCAGCGCGCAGGGCGGCTGGACCAACCCGGAAAGCGCGCAACTGTTCGCCCGCTATTGCGACAAGGCGATGCGCGCGCTGGGTCAGGGCATCGACAGCGCCATCACCCTCAACGAACCCAATATCCTGCTGCTCCTGAAGCCCATGCTGCCGCCGCAGGTGTGGGACATCCAGAAACTGACGCTGGAAACCGCGGCCAAGCGGTTGGGCGTGCCCAAATATGTCTGCGCCAATGTCGCCGGCTTCGACGATCTGCCCGCGCTCCAGACCGGCCTGGAAGCCGCGCACAAGGCGGGCAAGGCTGCGATCAAGGCAGTCCGCGGCGACCTGCCGGTCGGTTTCTCGCTGGCGCTGATGGACGATCAGGCGGTCGGCGCCCATTCGGTGCGCGATGCCATGCGCAAGCAGCTCTACGGCAACTGGCTGGAGATTGCGAAGGACGACGATTTCATCGGCGTCCAGAATTATGAGCGCGCCCTGTGGGGCGACAAGGGCCGCCTGCCCGCGCCCAGGGGTTCGGCCGTCAACTGGTCCGGCACCGAAGTCTGGGCGCCCTCGCTCGGCGGCGCAGTGCGCTTTGCCCATGAGGCGACCGGCGTGCCGATCCTGGTGTCCGAACATGGCGTGGGCAGCGATGATGATGCGGTCCGCGCGAAGTTCATCCCCGAAGCGCTGGCAGGCCTAAAGGCCGCAATCGACGATGGCGTGCCGGTGCTGGGCTATTGCCACTGGTCGCTGCTCGACAATTTCGAGTGGATCTTCGGCTACAAGCCCAAATTCGGCCTGCACAGCGTCGATCCGGTGACCTTCGCCCGCACGCCCAAACCCAGCGCCGCCGTCTATGGCGCGATCGCCCGCCGCAACGCGCTCTGA
- a CDS encoding glycosyl hydrolase, producing the protein MTFRSLRLAMLLAGTVLAMPAQADDLADGFNNPPQSARPRVWWHWLNGNVTKDGIDKDLDWLARIGIGGVQNFDANLQTPQIVKERLVYMTDGWKDAFRHAVQTADAKGLEFAIAASPGWSETGGPWVKPQDAMKKLVWAQTEVEGGQRLKGALPAPPNVTGAFQSAKFSDPLAGDAEIPDQPRAYGEARVLAYPIAEVALPTPRILDADGQPIAGAAALGDSDLETVAQMAKGDEAHPGTLILDYGTPVTVRSASLFVPHARPPFGDPAYRPTIEAETAQGWQPLGRFSLTEVASTTSFAPVTAQRFRLVLSPNDAAKSPGLGDGAPGAVMIDVFGRPSSPTLGIGDLRLSAEARIDQFEAKAGYAIASDYNRLSMGPTDAPAIDPARVIDLTDRLRSDGTLDWTAPRGTRWRIVRMGWSLTGKTNHPATPEATGLEVDKYDAAAVRRYLETYLAMYRDAVGADWIGKKGISALLTDSIEVGASNWTPRMVEEFKARRGYDPVPFLPTLTGAVVGSAARSDAFLHDYRQTLADLLADAHYGTVAKVAHEHGLTVYGEALENGRPVLGDDLAMRAHTDVPMAAMWTFNRGSAPRPTLIGDMKGAASVAHIYGQNIVSAESMTSAFAPWAFAPADLKRVIDLEFVSGVNRPIVHTSVHQPVDDKVPGLSLMIFGQYFNRHESWANMAKPWVDYMARTGFLLQQGRDHADIAYFYGEDAPITALFEHGVPTDLPKSYAYDFVNAEILATRASVQDGDLIAGRARYKALYLGGSSKVMTLATLQRIAALVEAGATLIGTAPERAPGLQDDPAAFRALAAKLWSGQPVGKGKVIASADADAALAGTGIGADFRVTGSGDAGAYRFLHRALPDGDLYYVTNGKAQAEHVEARFRVTGRQPEIWRAIDGSAAPLSYRTEGSDTVIPLDVGPEDAVFILFRKPAQAPSRTIAPAAVKQVATLSQPWTVRFQPGRGAPAEIAMPTLTALDKSSDPGVRYFSGEATYTSSFALPKGARPGAPLWLDLGSVGDVAEVRVNGQVAGTSWFAPYRLDVGKLVKPGRNAIEVKVANLWVNRLIGDQQPGADKISFTAAPTYRPDAPLRPSGLIGPVTLSAEQ; encoded by the coding sequence ATGACATTCCGTTCCCTGCGTCTCGCCATGCTGCTGGCCGGCACTGTTCTCGCCATGCCCGCCCAGGCCGACGATCTGGCCGACGGCTTCAACAATCCGCCCCAGTCGGCCCGGCCGCGGGTGTGGTGGCACTGGCTGAACGGCAATGTGACCAAGGACGGGATCGACAAGGATCTCGACTGGCTGGCGCGCATCGGCATTGGCGGCGTGCAGAATTTCGACGCCAATCTGCAGACGCCGCAAATCGTCAAGGAACGGCTGGTCTATATGACCGATGGCTGGAAAGATGCGTTCCGCCACGCCGTCCAGACCGCCGATGCCAAGGGGCTGGAATTCGCCATCGCGGCGTCGCCGGGCTGGAGCGAGACCGGCGGCCCCTGGGTCAAGCCACAGGACGCCATGAAGAAGCTGGTCTGGGCGCAGACCGAGGTCGAGGGCGGCCAGCGGCTCAAGGGCGCCCTGCCCGCCCCGCCCAATGTGACCGGCGCGTTCCAGAGCGCGAAGTTCAGCGATCCGCTGGCGGGCGATGCGGAGATACCGGACCAGCCGCGCGCCTATGGCGAGGCACGGGTGCTGGCCTATCCGATTGCCGAGGTCGCCCTGCCGACACCCCGCATCCTGGATGCCGATGGCCAGCCGATCGCGGGCGCCGCTGCGCTCGGCGATAGCGATCTGGAAACCGTCGCCCAGATGGCCAAGGGCGATGAAGCGCATCCCGGCACGCTGATCCTCGATTATGGCACGCCCGTCACGGTGCGGTCGGCCAGCCTGTTCGTGCCCCATGCCCGGCCGCCCTTCGGCGATCCTGCCTATCGGCCGACGATCGAGGCGGAAACGGCGCAGGGATGGCAGCCGCTCGGCCGCTTCTCGCTGACCGAAGTCGCCTCCACCACCAGCTTCGCGCCCGTCACGGCGCAGCGTTTCCGCCTGGTCCTGTCGCCTAATGATGCCGCCAAGTCGCCGGGGCTGGGCGATGGCGCGCCCGGCGCGGTGATGATCGACGTGTTCGGCCGTCCATCCAGCCCGACCCTGGGCATCGGCGACCTGCGCCTGTCGGCCGAGGCGCGGATCGACCAGTTTGAAGCGAAGGCCGGCTATGCCATCGCATCCGATTATAACCGTCTGAGCATGGGTCCAACCGATGCGCCGGCGATCGATCCGGCCAGGGTGATCGACCTGACCGATCGGCTGCGCTCCGACGGCACGCTCGACTGGACCGCACCCAGGGGCACGCGCTGGCGCATCGTTCGCATGGGCTGGTCGCTGACCGGCAAGACCAACCATCCCGCCACGCCCGAAGCCACCGGGCTGGAGGTCGACAAATATGATGCGGCCGCCGTGCGCCGCTATCTCGAAACCTATCTCGCCATGTATCGCGATGCGGTCGGCGCCGACTGGATCGGCAAGAAGGGCATCAGCGCGCTGCTGACCGACAGTATCGAGGTGGGCGCATCCAACTGGACGCCGCGCATGGTGGAAGAGTTCAAGGCGCGGCGCGGCTATGATCCCGTCCCCTTCCTGCCGACCCTGACCGGCGCAGTCGTGGGATCGGCCGCGCGCAGCGACGCCTTCCTGCATGATTATCGCCAGACGCTGGCCGACCTGCTGGCCGACGCCCATTATGGCACGGTGGCGAAGGTCGCGCATGAGCATGGCCTGACCGTCTATGGCGAGGCGCTGGAAAATGGCCGGCCGGTGCTGGGCGACGACCTGGCCATGCGCGCGCATACCGACGTGCCGATGGCGGCGATGTGGACCTTCAATCGCGGCAGCGCGCCGCGCCCGACCCTGATCGGCGACATGAAGGGCGCGGCGTCGGTCGCCCATATCTATGGCCAGAATATCGTGTCGGCCGAGAGCATGACGTCGGCCTTCGCCCCCTGGGCCTTTGCGCCGGCGGACCTCAAGCGCGTGATCGACCTGGAATTCGTGTCCGGCGTCAACCGGCCGATCGTCCACACCTCCGTCCACCAGCCGGTGGATGACAAGGTGCCGGGCCTCAGCCTCATGATCTTCGGCCAATATTTCAACCGCCACGAAAGCTGGGCCAATATGGCCAAGCCCTGGGTCGACTATATGGCGCGCACCGGCTTCCTGTTGCAGCAGGGCCGCGACCATGCCGACATCGCCTATTTCTATGGCGAGGATGCGCCGATCACCGCGCTGTTCGAACATGGCGTGCCGACCGACCTGCCCAAATCCTACGCCTATGACTTCGTCAATGCCGAGATTTTGGCGACCAGGGCGTCGGTGCAGGATGGCGACCTGATCGCCGGCAGGGCGCGCTACAAGGCGCTGTATCTGGGCGGATCGAGCAAGGTGATGACGCTCGCCACCCTGCAGCGCATCGCCGCGCTGGTCGAGGCTGGCGCCACCCTGATCGGCACCGCGCCCGAACGCGCGCCCGGCCTGCAGGATGATCCCGCCGCCTTCCGCGCGCTGGCGGCGAAACTGTGGAGCGGCCAGCCGGTCGGCAAGGGCAAGGTGATCGCCAGCGCCGATGCCGACGCCGCGCTCGCCGGCACGGGCATCGGCGCCGATTTCCGCGTGACCGGCAGCGGCGATGCCGGTGCCTATCGCTTCCTTCACCGCGCCCTGCCCGATGGCGACCTCTATTATGTGACCAATGGCAAGGCGCAGGCCGAGCATGTCGAAGCGCGCTTCCGCGTCACCGGCCGCCAGCCGGAAATCTGGCGCGCGATCGACGGCAGCGCCGCGCCGCTGTCCTACCGGACCGAAGGCAGCGACACGGTCATCCCGCTCGATGTCGGGCCGGAGGACGCCGTCTTCATCCTGTTCCGCAAGCCGGCGCAGGCCCCCAGCCGGACGATCGCGCCGGCGGCGGTGAAGCAGGTCGCCACCCTGTCGCAGCCCTGGACCGTGCGCTTCCAGCCGGGGCGCGGCGCACCGGCCGAGATTGCGATGCCGACGCTGACGGCGCTCGACAAGAGCAGCGATCCGGGCGTGCGCTATTTCTCGGGCGAGGCGACCTATACCAGCAGCTTTGCCCTGCCCAAGGGCGCCAGGCCCGGTGCGCCGCTGTGGCTTGATCTAGGCAGCGTCGGTGACGTCGCGGAAGTGCGGGTCAATGGCCAGGTCGCGGGCACGAGCTGGTTCGCCCCCTATCGGCTGGACGTCGGCAAGCTGGTGAAGCCGGGCCGCAACGCGATCGAGGTGAAGGTCGCGAACCTGTGGGTCAACCGCCTGATCGGCGACCAGCAGCCCGGCGCGGACAAGATCAGCTTCACCGCCGCCCCCACCTATCGCCCCGATGCGCCGCTGCGTCCGTCGGGCCTGATCGGGCCGGTCACGCTGTCGGCGGAACAATAA
- a CDS encoding alpha/beta hydrolase: MKPIRDAIAALGTDLGPDILGQCRALFDAEQALLAAAIPVSQADIPYGPDARHRLDLYAPKGDAPAPILVFVHGGGFLKGDKGSADAWPNANVGRMAAEAGFLGVVINYRLAPDHGWPAGAEDVAAVVNWLKDHAAEHGGDPDRMVLMGTSAGAVHVAGYLKLAGSDAVRAAVLLSGLYGYTPLDPRDTFYYGDASLYPERMPLEAIVSTDLPLLIACAEFDPPRFQAEFLSLLQDRLARHGAMPRAFIQSGHNHYSMAMHLGTADRRLLQEICAFVRETTA, encoded by the coding sequence ATGAAGCCGATCAGGGACGCCATCGCCGCACTGGGCACCGATCTGGGACCGGACATACTCGGCCAGTGCCGGGCGCTGTTCGATGCCGAGCAGGCGCTGCTGGCGGCGGCGATCCCGGTGTCGCAGGCGGACATCCCCTATGGTCCGGACGCCCGCCACCGGCTCGACCTCTATGCCCCCAAGGGCGATGCCCCCGCACCCATTTTGGTCTTCGTCCATGGCGGCGGCTTCCTGAAAGGCGACAAGGGCAGCGCCGACGCCTGGCCCAATGCCAATGTCGGCCGGATGGCGGCTGAGGCCGGTTTCCTTGGCGTCGTCATCAATTATCGCCTTGCCCCCGACCATGGCTGGCCCGCCGGGGCGGAAGATGTCGCGGCCGTCGTCAACTGGCTCAAGGATCATGCCGCCGAGCATGGCGGTGACCCCGACCGCATGGTCCTGATGGGCACATCGGCCGGCGCCGTCCATGTTGCGGGCTATTTGAAACTCGCCGGATCGGACGCCGTGCGCGCTGCCGTGCTGCTGTCGGGCCTCTATGGCTATACCCCACTCGATCCGCGCGACACGTTCTATTATGGCGATGCTTCGCTCTACCCGGAGCGCATGCCGCTGGAAGCCATTGTTTCGACCGACCTGCCGCTGCTGATCGCCTGCGCCGAGTTCGACCCGCCCCGCTTCCAGGCCGAGTTCCTGAGCCTGTTGCAGGACCGGCTGGCGCGCCATGGCGCCATGCCGCGCGCCTTCATCCAGTCGGGCCATAATCATTATTCCATGGCCATGCATCTGGGCACCGCCGACCGGCGGCTGTTGCAAGAAATCTGCGCCTTCGTGCGCGAAACCACTGCCTGA